A genomic window from Stigmatopora argus isolate UIUO_Sarg chromosome 13, RoL_Sarg_1.0, whole genome shotgun sequence includes:
- the LOC144087068 gene encoding nuclear pore glycoprotein p62-like, translating to MSGGFNFGQPSTGFSFGVAKTAATAAPTTGFGLTASTAPAPGSSGGGGFTFGSSPQTGASSNPPGGFSFGTPAKSAPSGGSLAFGTPTTTTFSLGSTPQAAPAAGLTLGTGAAPRMAVSSGFGLGSGMTPSTGFSFGTPAQAPAPTQPTAAAAPIAAPMAASMAASMAAPMAASMAAPMTASMAAPMAAPAPMASAPGGLSFGGFSFGNKVQVAPTATTASATGGGFSFGSNATPSLTLGAQAMTTPAATAPQGGGFALGIKPSSTPAPPAVTQAAPSLFSAPTTTMAAAPTSGFAFGVAPTPAAVPAAVPAATTTTTAPGGLSFTLKPLGPVTSSAAPAPTATTAGFSLGLKPASTTSIITTTSTAVAAPITSAAPAVLTYAQLEGLINKWSLELEDQERHFLLQATQVNAWDRLLVENGEKITSLHKEMEKVKLDQKRLNQELDFILSQQKELEDLLSPLEESVKEQSGTIYMQNADEERERTYKLAENVDAQLKRMSQDLKEIIEHLNTSSGPADTSDPLQQICKILNAHMDSLQWIDQNSVLLQRRVEEVSKLCDNQRKEQEKTFRLTYD from the exons ATGAGTGGCGGCTTTAACTTCGGTCAGCCCTCCACGGGGTTTTCTTTCGGTGTAGCGAAGACCGCCGCTACTGCGGCACCCACCACGGGCTTCGGCCTGACCGCGTCGACTGCCCCAGCCCCCGgaagcagcggcggcggcggctttaCTTTTGGATCGTCCCCGCAAACCGGCGCCAGTAGTAACCCGCCCGGCGGCTTCAGCTTCGGCACCCCGGCGAAGAGTGCCCCTTCCGGCGGGAGCCTTGCGTTCGggacccccaccaccaccacgttTAGCCTGGGTTCCACTCCTCAAGCCGCCCCGGCTGCAGGTCTGACGCTGGGCACCGGCGCAGCTCCGAGGATGGCGGTGTCGTCTGGATTCGGCCTGGGTTCTGGCATGACCCCTTCCACAGGCTTCTCGTTCGGGACCCCAGCCCAAGCTCCAGCTCCAACCCAGCCAACAGCTGCAGCAGCTCCCATTGCAGCCCCCATGGCAGCTTCCATGGCAGCTTCCATGGCAGCCCCCATGGCAGCTTCCATGGCAGCCCCCATGACAGCCTCCATGGCAGCCCCCATGGCAGCTCCAGCACCCATGGCCAGCGCACCAGGAGGCCTGTCATTCGGGGGCTTCAGCTTTGGTAACAAAGTCCAGGTCGCCCCAACGGCAACCACAGCAAGTGCCACGGGTGGTGGCTTCTCCTTTGGGTCGAACGCCACCCCAAGCCTCACACTGGGTGCCCAGGCCATGACCACCCCTGCAGCCACAGCTCCGCAGGGTGGAGGTTTTGCCTTGGGTATTAAACCCTCCTCAACCCCAGCTCCCCCTGCAGTGACGCAGGCTGCTCCATCTCTATTCTCAGCCCCGACAACGACAATGGCCGCCGCCCCTACTTCGGGTTTCGCATTTGGCGTCGCCCCGACCCCAGCCGCAGTACCTGCTGCAGTACCCGccgctaccaccaccaccaccgccccTGGGGGTCTGTCCTTCACGCTGAAACCTCTCGGCCCTGTGACCTCCAGCGCCGCCCCGGCTCCGACCGCAACTACGGCGGGCTTCTCGCTGGGACTGAAACCCGCATCCACCACCAGCATCATTACCACGACCTCGACGGCGGTGGCGGCCCCGATCACCTCGGCCGCTCCCGCCGTGCTGACCTACGCCCAGCTCGAGGGCCTCATCAACAAATGGAGCCTGGAGTTGGAAGACCAAGAGAGACATTTCCTGCTGCAGGCCACCCAGGTCAACGCTTGGGACCGCCTGCTGGTGGAAAACGGCGAGAAAATCACATCcctgcacaaggagatggagaaAGTGAAGCTGGACCAGAAGAGGCTCAACCAGGAGCTGGATTTCATCCTTTCGCAGCAAAAGGAGCTGGAGGACCTGCTTTCCCCGCTGGAGGAGTCGGTCAAAGAGCAGAGCGGCACCATCTACATGCAGAACGCCGACGAGGAGCGCGAGCGGACGTACAAGCTGGCGGAGAACGTGGACGCCCAGCTCAAGAGGATGTCCCAAGACCTGAAGGAGATCATCGAGCACCTAAATACGTCCAGCGGTCCGGCAGACACCAGCGATCCG CTTCAGCAGATCTGCAAAATCCTCAACGCCCACATGGATTCGCTCCAGTGGATCGACCAGAATTCGGTGCTGCTCCAGAGACGAGTGGAGGAAGTGTCCAAGCTGTGTGACAACCAGCGCAAGGAGCAGGAGAAGACATTCCGTTTGACGTATGACTGA
- the pdk1 gene encoding pyruvate dehydrogenase (acetyl-transferring) kinase isozyme 1, mitochondrial yields MRLLRFLRSSVSIGKDIDYYSKFSPSPLSMKQFLDFGSENACEKTSFTFLRQELPVRLANIMKEINLLPDNLLRTPSVRLVQSWYVQSLQEILEFKDKNTDDEKVTYDFTDAVIKIRNRHNDVIPTMAQGLVEYKEAYGTDPVLSQNVQYFLDRFYMSRISIRMLLNQHTLLFGGKVKVNPAHPKQIGSIDPICRVSDVVKDAYENARNLCDRYYMNSPEVTLEEFNVKDEGKPITMVYVPSHLYHMVFELLKNAMRATMELYGDAMEHPSIRVQVALGTEDLTVKVSDRGGGVPLRKIDRLFTYTYSTAPRPSIDGSRAVPLAGYGYGLPISRLYARYFQGDLKLYSLEGYGTDAVIYIRALSTESIERLPVYNKSAWKHYKTKHETDDWCVPSSEPKDLTTFRRF; encoded by the exons ATGAGACTTTTAAGGTTTCTGCGCAGTAGTGTGTCCATCGGGAAGGACATTGACTATTATTCGAAATTCTCGCCCTCCCCTCTGTCCATGAAGCAGTTTCTGGATTTTG GTTCAGAAAATGCTTGCGAGAAAACATCCTTCACCTTCCTCAGACAGGAGTTACCTGTCAGGCTAGCAAACATCATGAAGGAGATCAACTTATTGCCAGATAACCTGCTAAGAACGCCATCGGTGCGCCTGGTCCAGAGCTG GTATGTGCAAAGTCTCCAGGAGATTCTggaatttaaagacaaaaacacaGATGACGAGAAAGTGACATACGA TTTCACAGATGCGGTGATCAAGATCCGAAATCGTCACAACGACGTCATCCCGACAATGGCTCAGGGTCTCGTGGAGTACAAGGAGGCTTACGGGACTGACCCGGTGCTAAGTCAGAATGTGCAGTATTTTCTTGACCGGTTTTACATGAGTAGGATCTCCATCCGCATGTTGCTCAACCAGCACA CACTCCTCTTTGGTGGCAAGGTGAAGGTCAATCCAGCACATCCCAAACAAATCGGAAGCATTGATCCCATCTGTCGAGTCAGTGATGTGGTCAAAG ATGCCTATGAGAATGCAAGAAACCTTTGTGACCGATATTACATGAATTCCCCTGAGGTCACGTTGGAAGAATTCAACG TCAAAGACGAGGGAAAACCCATTACAATGGTCTACGTTCCATCTCACCTGTATCACATGGTTTTTGAATTGCTCAAG AACGCCATGCGAGCCACCATGGAGCTGTACGGAGACGCCATGGAGCATCCTTCGATCCGTGTTCAGGTGGCTTTGGGAACTGAAGATCTGACTGTCAAG GTGAGCGATCGCGGAGGAGGCGTCCCCCTGCGGAAGATCGACAGGTTGTTTACGTACACGTATTCCACGGCTCCTCGGCCCAGCATCGACGGGTCCCGGGCCGTCCCTCTG GCCGGTTATGGATACGGTTTGCCCATCTCGCGACTTTACGCCCGTTACTTCCAAGGGGATCTGAAATTGTACTCTCTGGAGGGATACGGGACCGATGCCGTCATCTACATTCGG GCACTTTCCACAGAGTCCATCGAGAGGCTCCCAGTGTACAATAAGTCAGCGTGGAAACACTACAAGACGAAACACGAGACCGACGACTGGTGCGTCCCGAGCAGTGAGCCTAAGGACTTGACTACGTTTCGCCGGTTCTAG